The Kribbella jejuensis genome segment CACTACGAGTCGTCAACCTTCGACTTCGAATGCGAGCTGACGTACGACGCGGCTGGTCTGGTCCTCGACTACCCGGGCATCGCGGTCCGCGACCGCTAGCTCCAGATGGCCTGGCTGACCGCGACGCCGAGGAAGACGCTGCCCAGACCGGCGACGATGCTCGCGATCACGTTCGCACCGGCAAGGAACCGCGCCCGGTCCTCGAACAGCCGCACGGTCTCATAGGAGAAGGTCGAGTACGTCGTCAGCGCACCACAGAACCCGGTGCCCACGAAGAGCTGTACGCCGTGCGGCAACGCCGTCGACGCGCCGGCGAGGAACCCGAGGA includes the following:
- the crcB gene encoding fluoride efflux transporter CrcB translates to MTRLLLVIAGGLLGAPLRYVVDRAVQSRHDSLFPWGTFSVNVVGSLILGFLAGASTALPHGVQLFVGTGFCGALTTYSTFSYETVRLFEDRARFLAGANVIASIVAGLGSVFLGVAVSQAIWS